The following is a genomic window from Mus pahari chromosome 1, PAHARI_EIJ_v1.1, whole genome shotgun sequence.
CAAAAGTGGGAACTCTTCTAACATTTTACATTCATCCATTCTGGTTCTGTGtgtttgggggcgggggaggggcagTCATGGAATTTTgtagaaatcagttctctccgtccactatgtgggttccagtGCTCAGAAAGGTTTCATTCAGCCTTGGCAGCATGCACTCTCACCCACTAAGCTGTCTTGCTGGCCCAAAAGTGACAACTCTTTCATGTGCTATCTTAGTTAAGAATTCCTATTGCTACAATGAAACATCACAGCaattttggggaggaaagggattatttggtttatacttccatgttgctgttcaaaggaagtcaagacaaaaattcaaacagggcaggatcctggaaacaggagctgatgcagaggccatgaagaagtATGGAGAGGTGCTATTACTGGCTTACTCCTCCCCATGTCTTACTCAGGCTTCTTTCTTATATAACctggaaccacccacaatgggctggaccttcTTTCAttaatcactagttaagaaaatgccctacagctagatcttatggacgaattttctcaattgaggttccttctttcagataactctagtttgaaTTCAGGTgagactagccagcacagatatttttgttttctatggaTTCCTTTCTTAATTCTCTTACCTCTAGTCCTCTCACTCCTGAACCCCACACTTGTGCATCAGgcacctcaaactcagaagctTAACAGCACACTCCTTATGTGTCCTACCACCCTATCCCTAGCCACCCAGCTCAACAGAAACAAGACCAGTTTTGCTACAACTCAACTATTTGtacatttattcatctatttatttgagataggatcttcccatttagcctaagctggccttggacttgtgATTCCccggcctctgcctccacatGCTGGGACTAGCAGAATGCCAGCAAGagccaggattacaggaatgttCCCCATCTGGCTCCTGCTGTCATTTCTGACATTCCCAGTCTCCACTGCATCAGCAAATATTGTtggttttatctttaaaataacacTCAAAGTTTGAGCACACTATTTCATCCCATCATCTAAAACACTTCAAATTCTTATTGGTCTTTCTTTTCTAGTGGAGTAGCAGCCTCCCCttgccatgctcccacccacCAACCTTATCAAAAGCACTGAGAACCTAACATCTAAATCCGATCACATCACATCTCTACCTAAACATACACATCGCCCAGTGATCCCAGAATTACTCAGCCTTCATCTACTGTCCTCCCTGGTACCCTTCACCTTCCTGCCCCAAACATCTTGACTTCCTTGATACTCTGCATTGGCCAGGCACACTCCAACCCAGGGATACAAGTCTCCCCCATTGCTTCATCTTGAGATGAAGCAAATCCTAGTCTCTCTGTGTAATTAATGGTAACCACTGCTCCACTCTCAAGTCCTCCCAGCAGTGTCCCCAGCTGTTCTGCTGCAACACCTTCTGTGCTCTACTACATGATCATTATCATGAGCAGTGTTTATCATCAGCACTTGTGAACAGAAACACCACCAAGCcaggatttgttttatttagtcaGATGACAGGCTCACAGAAGGTACTTGACACATCTGTCAGTACGCAGACCCAACGGGGCGTAAGGTGAGCCACAGGAAGATAGGTGTTTGAGAATTCAAAATCCTTGCAGCAATTCAGTACAGGTAACTTCAAAGGGCAAGGGTGACCACAGACATGAGTTGTGTAATGGTCCAGTCAGAGAGAATCATATGGGGAAAGGAATCATAAGGCAGGCTGTTGAATAGTGCCTAGCTATCATACAATACTGAGACTGTACAGGCTGACACAGAAGGTGGGATGACAAAGAGTAGGATCAAAGCATATGGACTGCAGCCTAGACCAAAGCAAAAAAGAGCTTAAAAACAAGAACTACGCATTTATCGTCCAtcagctgggtatggtagctTACACTCAGAAGCTGAGGAATGCTAAGAGTTCctggtcatcctgggctacagagagactgtcttaaaacaacaaaacagtataCATTTATTTCAAACCAAACTTCCAAAGTCTGTTATACCACAGTGACATGCTTAAGGGTGATAGCTAAACACCAGTCATCATGCAGGCTTCTCCACTACCTACTTCACAAGCTTACAAGGCCCAGTGCCCCTAAGATTTAGATCATATACCCTCACATTGGCCCTGCAATCACTAGCACTTAACAGACATGCCAGAATGTTCCACTGCTAGTGAGAAACACTAGCAAGCCAAGAGAACTATGTAGATTCAGGTCTGACCCAGGACTGGTTAGAGAGACCTGCAGAGAACAGCAAAGGAAGGTGGAACAGGGACAGAGCTGCAATGAGGAAGAGGTGGTAGATAAGGAAAATGACCAACTGCTCAGGTATGTGATGAAGGAGGGAAGGCGCCAAAGGACTCTCCAGGCTCAGAACAAGGGTAGACCATGTTTACAGAACACTGAGCCTAGGTACACCATGAAAAGGCCAGTGAGTGCCACCTGAGAAGGTGAACCTTCAGATTGCAGGAACTCATCATCTGCTCTACACACCAATGACAGCCTGAACTCTTACCCCTCTGTATGCTTATTTTTAGCTCAGTAAGTTTCTAATCTAGTAGAAAAACTAATTTCTTCCATTAACACCAAGATGACATGTTCAGTTCTTAACTTACTTCATCTAGcctaattataatataaaatattcacagaaaCAAATTAGCATGTGAACAGTCTTTTCCTAACaggtatataaaaattaaaacaatgcaGGCTGGGAGAGATCCCACAATACACAGAGGGCTTGCTGCAAGCTCTAttacccaagttcaatcccccaaacccacatgaAGATGGAAGCAAGAAGTTCCTTGGCATCCACCCACATACCATGTACTAGTATGTACCAACAtacatatcatcatcatcatcatccacaAGCTGATCTTGTCCTGGCATCATGACCTTTACAGTCAGTCACTGCAGAGAGTTTGGTTGCATCTAGGACATTCACTAAGTcaattggggaaaagctggaacTCCCTTCTGAGTTCTACCCTAACACTACAGTAGCAGCCAGCAGTCACACTTCCCATCTGCAAACACATTCTCTGGTGAATATATTCTGAATAGGTCTGCTTTCCACTCTTCCCCCAAAGCAACTGCCCACACTTCACTATAAGCATTTAAAATGCCAGGTGAAGCAGCACGCGGGGGTTCTTTGTGTTCCCTTCTCTTTGAAGTTCCAGTGCTGAGCAGCAGTGGCTCTTGCAGCTACTCAGTATGTAACTGATACTCAGCTAACTGTCGCCTGAGCCCCAAACTTGAGCAATTCAGACTTCCTGGAAACAGGCTTCCAGTTTCACCATGGCCTTTAGCTCTACAGTGAATCAATATCATGGAACTTATCAATGAGCTCTGTTACACAGCCCTGAAAACACTCCCTGAATAGGAAGTGTGAGGCATTATGggaacattcatattttaaaaggaaacatgatTCAGGTCCCTTGGCTAACTTCAGGATATGGGCAAGTGACAGCTTATGGTTGTCCTCTTAGCAAAGAACAGTCAGAAGGTTCTGAATGGCCAGAGAAGCCATTTCCCCCcgagcctctgcctcctgctgcatCTAAGAGGGCTCCCTTGTGGCTGAAGCAATGCAAAGGGCAGCCTGCAAAGTGACTGCAGGCATTGGATTACAGGTAAGGCTTCTGCTCCTGGAAAGAACTTCTTTGGCAAGTATATAGGAACACAGCACTACTGCATACTGCTCTCCAAAGCAACAACTGTGAACTTCTCTCTTCTAAGTACTTCCACAGAGTGAGGATCCACTTGGACATCTCCCTACAGACAGccggagggtgggggaaggagggattAGCAACCGATGGGCCTGGTCTCCAGTATCATCTGAGCATCTGGTCCAGCAACTCCAACAGTTCTATAAGCAATCCTCACCAATGTCATCTCATGCTTATGCCTCACTGTGTAGAGGTGCTGTGTCAGGACCTGGCATAGGTATTATCATTTACACCACATTATCAGTTACACTATTCAGTGGAAGCTGGAGAAGGCCACAGCATGCTAATGGCACCAAGCAACTTGTAAGTGGCCCAGCCAAGTCCTAAATCCAAGTCTGCTGGACTAAAATCTGTTCCCTTAATCACTAAACACACTATCTGAAAGCTCAGGCAGGTAGGAACGTGCTTCTCTGGGATATCCTTCTAACAACCTTGCCTATTCTGACATAAGCTGAAAACCAATTCCAGCTGTAAATCTCCTAAATGAAGAGATAAACCATTAGACCATCTCATGTTGGGAATCTTTAGCCTGAGCCACATACAAGCCTACTGCACTGTGCGGCATCTGCCCTCatcccttttctgctttctctgctctATGGAGGGTTCCGAATGGCATCTACACAACAGGCCACTTCCACCACCCCTCAGTGCTATCTCGTGTCTGTAGGGAAGTGTAGGGAAAGGAGTAGTGTCCATTTTCCTTGGCTGCTCTCTACCATCACTCTCAGGCTTTTATCAGATGTCCACACATGAGGTCACAAAAGAACAGTAACATACATCTACCGCTCCACTAACCTAGTTTAAGGAAATTATCCATGGTACATTTTTCAAGGCCAAGACTCTGTGCAACATACCTGGACTGAACGGAAAGCAGAGCCAacagggaacagaaagaaaatgtggagcTCTGGAtatgagagagagcagagaaagttGATCTATAGCCCTTCTCCAAGACCAATGTTGAAACCTAATTCCCACCATACCACTGTTAGaaggaacctttaggaagtgatAGACCAAGATGCCCCCACCTCCTGAAAGGAATAATGCCTTCTGTCAGAGTGGGCTCAGCATAAGAGGACACCATCTTTGCTGAATAGGATAGAGAAAATAGAGAAACCACGGGGAGTAGAAGGTAAGGGTGGAGTGCAGAAGCAAGCCTTACAAGAAAGGGCACAGGAAGCAAGCACAAGATAATGTGATGTAAAACAAAACCCCATCAACCCTGCCCAACTCTAACCCCAGTGAGGAGGAGCCTTCTGCCCCTCTGATATTTCAGGAACCTTCTTGGAAGCTAAGGCAGGGCATTCACCACACCACTAGTGCCTTGATCTTAGACTTTACAGGGTACAAATGAGGAAGAATAAattctcttctttataaattatgtattaatGCTACAACAACacaaagggacaaagagagacagagttaGTGGTGATTCTGAATTAAAACTGAATGCCAAATCCAAAAGTTTTAGTTTTTATCTACTGTCTCTATCTTCTTTTCAAAATCAAGGAGCCAATTACTTAAAACAGTGTGCCAAAAAGAGGTCATTGTTTTCTATCTCCTATGTGTATTTGGGTGGGGACTGGACCAGACCTATAGCTTTAGTATGAGGCTAGCAGGCTAGCAGAAGCCAGTGCAGATAAGAAAGGTGTGACCAAAAGATCTCATGGATTTCTAAAGCCTGACTTCAGAGTCTTACCTGGGATTATGAATGCTGATTTAAAAAGTGTGGTGGAGGATGAAGAGTGGAAGCAGAAGGTAGCAAGGGACCTTAAGGGTAAGGTAACTCAAAACAGCCAGCCTTAAAGGGCTGTGGCAGCGCCTCTTCCAGCCTTAAGACTGAATGTTAAATGAGTACTTAGGATACTCTCCAAGAATATCCTAAATAAGATGCTGAGAGGAGAGTAAACATTACCAAAGAAAACAACAGATGCCCTGCAACTGGACAACAGCAGGAGTACAAGGTCCATCAGAACAGAACTAGTCAGCCGGGAGAAGGCAGGAACGCAGACTCTGTTCCCTGCAGGGGTGAAGTAGTAAGCCCAGTCTCCAAgcactgggaggaagagggagcagTCAGGGAGGGAGGGCTCTGTGCAGACAGACTGCTTTCAAGCTGCTTTGCCTGGGCACATTTGCTCTGAGAGCCATGTTCTTCCTAACAGGAGTCTCCCACTGCTGCAACTGTGAGCTAGCACTGACAGCTGACCCTCTGAGTCCATACCTTGTACACCTGCAGCTTCACCATCAAGGTATCAACAAACACGAACTGCATCTCTACTGAACAAGACCTTTGCCTTTTCATTATTCCCTAAATAGTTCAATCCAACaactatttacatagcatttacattgCATTAGCTCTTACAAGTTATCTAGGCGGGATTTAAAGGACGCAAGTGGGTTATATGCAAATTCTGTGCTGTTCTCTACTAAGGACTTGAGCTGTGGATTTTTGTATCCACGGGGTCCTGGAAACAAGTGCCCATGGATACCAGGAGACAAGtacatttcctttttctataaATACCACTGCGCTTTCTCCTTGTATCAAACAGTGCTCAAAACAGGTTTTGTCTTCTTACTACTtatcaaagacagacagaaatccTAGGCTTTTTCACTAACTGATACACAGTATTCCTCTGAGAACAAAGAGGTATGCTACCAACTTCACTATGCACAGAAAAGGAGAGCTGTGTTACACTCGAGGAGAGGATACCTAGAGTGCCAATTTTAAGTACTAATCATAATCaacagactgtgtgtgtgcctttcaacCCCCATCACCTATGTCACCATAGCTTTACTGTCTGTCACAGGATTCTCCAAATCACAGAGCCTATGAGTGGCAGGCATTAGTTACAGAACAGTATGTGGATATATGTTCACATGCTTCTAAAATTAGTtatcagagagagaaacagacagacaatggCTAATAAACAGTTTGCTGACTGAGTAAGAAATTGggtctttaaattgctttttgaaCTAAGACACAAAAAAGCTTTTTTCTCATCTTCCCCACTCTGCATCTGCTTTCTGTTACCAAATGCCTTTCTCCTCCACTATCCTTGCCACATACATCAAATGGAAGGCTCAGAGATGACCACTCACAAACCAAATAATTAATGTCCTACTGTCCCACTTCTGGAAATCTAGATGAAAACACTAGCTAAAATTCTCTGCCTACTTTACACCCTATTCTTGGGGATTATTTGATTGTTGGGGTTCAATCCCACTAAGTCACTGTCAAACATTTGCAGTCTGCAACTCTTGACAAGATCTGTCTTCTGACAGAGCATGCACAGAACCTGGATCCACCTATCCTCACCCTGCCCTGCATACATCAGCCACTTCGCCTTCCCAACTCAAGCAACACACAGGCTCCAACAAGCCCCCACGATTTAGTGTCCTCTCCAATGCTCCTGAACCCGCAGAGGGGATGCACCTCTATCCCTGGTACCCTCCAAGTGGCTTAGAGGCCATTTCTTACGTCACATGCCAACTGTCTTCTTCCACACAAGGCCACAGTTTCTACCTCCTCTCCAACACTCCCCCCGCCCCAGAAATGTTTAAATCCTCAAAGCAATAACCTATTTCCCAAATatcaaatcacttttttttttttttttgcctctgtaGCCTTTTTTGAAGGGACTGGCTGACTTTATACATGTGGGGATCTGCATGCTAGGGAGAATTCCAGCTCTGTTAAAATCACTATAACATAGGAGCTGCACAGACACGTAATAGATAAAAACAGGACAAATGAAGAATAAGAATAATTCTTTTGTTCAACACAGACACCACAATGTCAAAAGAACACCAATAAGACAGCTTGAAAGTGGCTGAGACCACAAGCCATTTGAACACCCACCATTTTTGGCGAATTGGATGTAGTCACTTTTTGCAACTTAGCAGTACTGACTGACTGCCACTGGTCAACAGAGCACTCACTCATCCTATAAATGAAACACCCTGAGCAAATATTTAATCAGAGTCTATATTTTAAGTCCCAGTGCTAGTTTCTGGGAATAGATAAAACAGAGGTCCTTCCCACAAGGAACTGCCAATTAAACAGCAGCTATGGCAATGCCATAACAAGCACAAGTAAAGGGACTGAGTGACAGGTGTAATAGCCTGTTAGTTACTTTTCATGGCTAAGACAGATACGGGGTACACAACTTCAGGGTGGATTTAGtttagctcacagtttcaaagtCTTTATCTATCCAAGTTCAGCTGGTTCTGCTGCTTTTAGAACTGTGCCAAGGCTGATCATTAAGGAAGAAAGGCATAATAGAGGAAAGTtgtccctacccacccacttcctctccATGGCAGCCAGGataagagaggaagaagccagggcAATACATAACCTTCAGAAGCACAATGGTAATCAACTCCTCCAATCAGGTCCCACTTCCAGGTTCCCCACTTCCCGAAGTCCATTTGACTAAGAACCATCAGTGGATTAATCTGTGGGTGAAGTTGGGTCTTTACAACCCCATCACTTCTACCAAAGCTCCACTTCTGAACACTGTACTGGGAGACCCGGTCTTCAACCCATGAGTCACAAGATGGGGACACTAGAATCTCCTAATATAACTAGGATCCAGTAAGGATCAATACTCTTAACATGAAGGACATTCTCAAAACACCAACCAGGAGCTCAGGAAGCGCTTGGGATTTGGGGCTGCCCAGTGTTGACTTAGACAACTTATTTCTCAGGGAATAATCTACGGGCCAGGACAGAGACGACTCAGGAGGCAGCAAGCTCTCTAGTCAAGTATCTGTGCAGTATGGTTAACCAGAAAGTCAAAGGAGGGAAAACCATTCACAGAAGACCTCATGTTCAGGAGAAGGTTTCTGAACTGGCCAGGAGGAACTGTCACTGGGATCAAAAGAAGTGCCTCAATAGCAAGAACCTCAATACAGCTGGGAAGGGGCAGAGCTGAGCTTCCTCCAGACTACGTTACTGAAGGATCACACACAGTAAGACAAGACAGACAGCAATCTAGGCTGAAGGAAGGTAGTTGGGGAATCAGCCTCAGAATCAGGTAAGCCAGACTCATATCTTTTGAGAAATCTAATGACTACAAATATGGGGCCAGAGAACACTATACTCCTAGTTAGGAGACCTGTTGGTTGGCTGTGAGATTATCCTGGGGTGGGCGGATGAAGGCAGCATacacatgggcactgggaaatACTCTGAACACTTCACACccagcacactttttttttcttttaagtcaaataaaacagaacacatTCTGTTATGCAAAGCATTCACTGAGGGTTGTGGGGGGGAGTGTTTTGTGAAACATTTGGTTCAGACGTGCAGCCTCACATCAATGTATGTGATGTGCAAGcatgatcaagatgtagaatgaGCATCTCACTGTAGTTGATCTAATGGGTTGGGAAAGCACAGAATAAGAGGCTTTGTAGATGTCTTCAAAGTCTGATTCTGGGAACCAGGAgtgatgacacacacctgtaacaccagcacttgtgaagcagagggaggaggtgaTGGTCAGTCTCAGCTACAAGGTGAGTTTGAACCCAGCCTCCAAAAgcagtttaaaaacaacaacaacaacaacaacaacaacaacaacaaaaaaacccacaaaaactaaaagcaacaacaacaaagaactcaTGCTTATTTTAGATATGAGTTCTAGTAAAACATTAAAGCACAagcaaaatttaaagatattACCAGGTAATTTGAGTCTTAACTTACCCCCCAACAATGCTTTTCATATGCAATAGGCTGCACCACACCTATGTGGTaaagcaaacatacacactcaagtgtgaaaaacagagaaatgtcCACATGGGAGCAATGTCTGTGGTAATTTCTACAGATCATCAACTCAAGGCAGTGTTTCACTGTAGAAATATCCAgtactaaaatttatttttaatacctaCACTATGGCAGATTAAGTAGTTCAAGATTGTGTGACACGTGTGGGCACAATTACCGGGTGACTGGACAGCCTTGGAAAGCCagctctcttcctccacctctggaTTCCACAGGGGAAACTTTGGTCACCATGTCTACCCACAAAGCAGCCTTCACTCACTCAGCCATCCACCTACCCCACATATTTTCTTCCAGGCAAGGTCTTACTGTGGCCCTGGCCAACactgaactcaccatgtagctcaggctagcctgaaactttgAACAAGCTTCCCTCTGGAGTGCTGAAGCATACCCCACACCAGCACTCCACTCCCCGCTTCTGACACACACTACTGAAACCTGTTCTTGGGAACAGGTGGCATGTGACTACTTGTGGATCCTCAGCCACTCCATCAGGACAGAATCCAGCCTCATCTGCCTACCTCATTCTCCAAAAACTATACCCCAATTTAGGATCCCTCCAAGACCTCAAAAGAATGTGAGCAAGCAACACAGAGTGAATACTAAGGACTTCTGTTATACTCTGTTATATTTCTCAAGAAGCATAAGGGATAACTTATGAACATATGTGCAACACATATGGAAATAAAGTCATTATTACTGGCCACATACTTAGCCTTGCAAATAGACGTTTCATAAAAGCGATACAAAGGTCTCTAAAAAGAACAGTGCTTACTGTTCTTATTCTGGGGACTTATTCCTCTAACGAAATCCAAGCTCATTACACACAGGACCTCAGGTACGGTTGCCACCTGTGCTATGGGGATTGCATGGTAAGGTCACAAGCACCAAAACAGGGCAGGTCACTTGACTTTCCCACAAACCAAATGTCTAAGTTCAGAGTAAAACTTAAGCtagtttcccccacccccaacctggtCTGTCCTCAGAAAATAACAATTTGTGCTTGGCATGTAAAAGACCCTGAATAAatactttccagttttatgaacGCTAACTCAAGGTCAAGAGATTTCCTCACGCCTATAACACTCTGCGCTACTGGTGGTGTTTAGGGAAGGTTCTTTAGCTAACTTCCTGATCTCCCGGTGCCACCTACTCTGCGGGACCAGGAGGCAAAGTCCTCACCACACCCGACCGGACCCTGCTAATGCTGTTCAGGCATCGCCCCAAGGGTGACTTTCTACTTGGAAAGTCTTTTAGAGGTCATCGTCTCCCCAGCTTTCAAGGGCTCTGAAAACCCCAAGGTCACTTCTACCAGACCTTCGGGGTCTGCGCGTAGCTCATGACACAACTAAAGCCCAACCAAGTTGGTTTGGCCCGTACACTGGCACCCCCCACAGCGGCCACGTGCGTTTAACCGGAGCCACAAAGACTCCAGGCCGCGCGGGCCAGTGAAAAGCAGGCAGGACCCTTTAAGTCTGAGCTCTCCATCCCCGAGAGCTGTTGCAATCTCGAGCGAATGCAACAATCCGGGAGCACAAGCCCTCACCCCAACCGTGGCTCAGGGCTCACCGGGTGCGCAGCGCCTGCCACGCGGCGTCGATGTCGGCGTAGAGATTCTTTTCGGAGGGCTTGCCGGAGCTCACACCATAGCCCGAGTAGTCGTAAGAGAAGATGTTGCAGTTGATGCGCGAGCCCAGGCCGATGTAGAAGCTACACATCTGGCCCAAGTCCACGGCGTTGCCGTGCGAGAAGAGCAGCGTGTAGCGGCTGGAGGGCGCGCAGCGCACGAACATGCAGCCCAGCCGGTTGTCGCGGGCCGTGCGCGAGAAGAAGACCTCGACCGCGTCCAGCTCTCGCTGCGAGTACTGCCAGTCGGCGCGCTCGCTCAGGTGCAGGCTGCACGCGCCGGGGCCCGCGCCCTCCTCGGCCGGAGCGGGCTGCGCCGCCGGGGCGGGCGCGGGGGTCGCCGCGGGAGCGGGCGCGCGCTGCTCGGGCGCCAGCACCGTGTAGGTGGGTTCGGGGGGCAGGAAGGCCAGCTTGGCGGCGATGCGGCTCGGACAAGGAGGGCAGCAGAAGAGCCAGCACAGCTCGCCGAGCGAGAAGCCGTTCATCCTGGGGCCGGGCTCGGGCATCGGGGCGGCCTGGCGCCCGCCGCGGGCGGGAGGGAAGCGCAGGGAGCGCAGAGGGAGAGCGCCGAGAACTGGAGGCCGGCCCAGGAGGCGGAGAGGCCAGGGGCGGGGCCCGGCGGGCGCGGCGCGGCGAGCGGGGCGGGTCAGCGGCAGCCCCGCAGCCCCGGCGAGGTGCGGACGGCCGGGGCTCGCGCGCGGCACACAAAgcccgcggcggcggcggcggccatGGCCCGCTCCTGCGCGCCGCCCCGCCCCCGCACGCTACTGCCACTTCCGGGTTACCGCGTCGCGCGCCCCCACAGGCGGGCGGGGCTACCCATCGGAACGGACGCCCTAAGCTGAAGCAGGACTCCCCGGGCTGGGCGGGGCTCCCGCCTCTTGGGCGGGACTTAGCGCATCTGGGCGGGGCTACTCGTTAGAACAAACTCCCGGGTCCGAAGCCAGGCTCTGGAGTCTGGGGCGGGGCTTAGCGCGATTGGGGCGGGGCTCTGAAGAGATTAGGGCGGTTGGGACAATCCTGGTTTGAAAAGGTAGGTGTGCAGATACTTTAGAATTCAGTTCTCCAAAACCAGCTTTCTGTCCTGGTGGAGTTATTGGGAATTTATGTAAAAGATAATTATTGAGAAAGAGAATTGAGTACATTAAAACTGCCTTGCTTTCCTCTAattaatgctatttttttctcttttgactgTTTGAGACAGTTTAGCCTTCACTGGCTTAGAACTCGCATGCTTCTAGCCTCTACCACCACTTGCTGAGATTCAAGGCTTTTTGAACAGCCCCTACCATAAATGCTCTGGTCCATCTCGTACGTGTTTCCGTGTTGCAGGAAGCTGTTGTGTATGTACAGCTACGCAGGTCTTTCTGTAACAACAATTACAGCAGTGCCTGTTGGTTTTACAACAAATTGGTGTCAACGCGGTCctttctcacccccaccccttacaTCACCCCCTGTGGTGCCAACTGGGTACTCCATACTCCATCATCTGTCCTTTTTGATGTTAGTTTCTCTAGAACTGTTTTGGCACCAGACTTTTTAATCATGAAAGACATGTTACAACGATTTTAATCCACTGTTGTCTTGGCTATAGGCTTTAAGTGATTTTCCATATATAACTCTCA
Proteins encoded in this region:
- the Abhd17c gene encoding alpha/beta hydrolase domain-containing protein 17C produces the protein MPEPGPRMNGFSLGELCWLFCCPPCPSRIAAKLAFLPPEPTYTVLAPEQRAPAPAATPAPAPAAQPAPAEEGAGPGACSLHLSERADWQYSQRELDAVEVFFSRTARDNRLGCMFVRCAPSSRYTLLFSHGNAVDLGQMCSFYIGLGSRINCNIFSYDYSGYGVSSGKPSEKNLYADIDAAWQALRTRYGVSPENIILYGQSIGTVPTVDLASRYECAAVILHSPLMSGLRVAFPDTRKTYCFDAFPSIDKISKVTSPVLVIHGTEDEVIDFSHGLAMYERCPRAVEPLWVEGAGHNDIELYAQYLERLKQFISHELPNS